The following proteins are co-located in the Vigna unguiculata cultivar IT97K-499-35 chromosome 9, ASM411807v1, whole genome shotgun sequence genome:
- the LOC114163975 gene encoding tetratricopeptide repeat protein 37, translating to MAEKFGVAAVAEESSNSRVLHHTSAKLVVLADLNVDPPEADDDDSSLVHPPSIATLANDESGQDKSLLSKDTDSIEGESKKLNKLGKCRSRLSKTESSLDCGADADGDQHVQGPPSSREEKVSSVKTGLVHVAKKMPKNAHAHFILGLMYQRLSQPQKAVLAYEKAEQILLRPEAEIDRPELLSLVQIHHAQCLLLESSSENSSDKELEPHELEEILSKLKESVQSDVRQTAVWNTLGFILLKTGRVQSAISVLSSLLSIAPENYDCLGNLGIAYLQIGNLELSAKCFQQLILKDQNHPAALVNYAALLLGKYASVVAGPGASASEGAMADQIMAAKVAKECLLAAIKADSKSAHLWANLAYAFSVSGDHRSSSKCLEKAAKLEPNCMSTRYAVAIHRIKEAERSQDRSELLSCAGNEMASIIRDGDSSLVEIPIAWAGLAMVHKAQHEIVAAYESEQHGLREVEERALCSLKQAIAEDPNDAVQWHQLGVHSLCARQFKTSQKYFKAAVACDSHCSYAWSNLGVSLQLSEEASQAEEVYKKALSLATSEQAHAILSNLGILYRHQKQYQRAKAMLTKSLELHSGYAPAFNNLGLVFVAEGLLEEAKYCFNKALQSDPLLDAAKSNMIKAVVMSKLCKGLTSCTLKE from the exons TTTGGCGAATGATGAAAGCGGTCAAGATAAGAGTTTGTTGTCCAAAGACACTGATAGCATTGAAGGTGAAAGTAAAAAGTTGAATAAACTGGGCAAATGTCGTTCCAGACTTAGCAAGACAGAGTCTTCTCTTGATTGTGGAGCTGATGCAGATGGTGATCAACATGTTCAAGGACCTCCTTCATCTCGGGAGGAAAAAGTTAGCAGTGTGAAGACT GGCTTGGTTCATGTTGCAAAGAAGATGCCCAAAAATGCTCATGCACATTTTATACTTGGCTTGATGTACCAAAGATTAAGCCAGCCTCAAAAG gctgTGTTGGCTTATGAGAAGGCAGAACAGATCTTGCTCAGGCCTGAGGCTGAGATTGATAGGCCGGAGTTGCTTTCGTTAGTTCAGATTCACCATGCACAG TGCCTGTTACTAGAAAGTTCATCTGAAAATAGTTCTGATAAAGAACTTGAGCCTCATGAACTTGAAGAGATTCTGTCTAAGCTGAAAGAGTCAGTGCAGTCAGATGTTAGACAGACAGCTGTATGGAACACACTGGGTTTTATCCTTCTTAAAACTGGTCGCGTGCAG AGTGCTATCTCAGTCTTGTCATCATTGTTGTCCATTGCACCAGAGAACTATGATTGCCTAGGAAATCTTGGGATTGCTTATCTTCAAAT TGGGAATTTGGAATTATCTGCAAAATGTTTCCAGCAATTGATTTTAAAAGATCAAAATCATCCTGCAGCCTTGGTCAATTATGCTGCCCTTCTCTTGGGTAAATATGCTTCAGTTGTGGCAG GTCCTGGTGCAAGTGCCTCTGAAGGTGCCATGGCTGATCAGATCATGGCTGCAAAAGTTGCCAAGGAATGTTTGTTGGCTGCAATTAAAGCAGATAGCAAATCAGCTCATCTATGGGCAAATCTTGCGTATGCATTTTCTGTTAGTGGTGATCATCGAAGTTCCAGCAAATGCTTGGAGAAG GCTGCCAAACTGGAGCCCAATTGCATGTCTACTCGATATGCTGTTGCTATCCATCGAATAAAGGAGGCAGAAAGATCACAAGATCGCAGTGAACTGCTTTCATGTGCTGGAAATGAAATGGCTTCTATAATAAGAGATGGTGATTCATCCCTGGTCGAGATTCCAATAGCATGGGCTGGGCTTGCCATGGTTCACAAGGCTCAGCATGAGATAGTGGCAGCATATGAAAGTGAACAGCACGGGTTGAGAGAGGTTGAAGAGCGTGCTCTTTGCAGTTTAAAGCAG GCTATAGCGGAAGATCCAAATGATGCGGTGCAGTGGCATCAACTCGGCGTTCATAGTCTCTGTGCTCGGCAATTCAAAACATCACAAAAGTACTTCAAAGCTGCTGTTGCCTGCGACAGCCATTGCAGCTATGCGTGGTCTAACCTAG GTGTCTCCCTTCAACTATCAGAGGAAGCATCACAAGCTGAAGAAGTATACAAGAAAGCATTGTCTTTGGCAACAAGTGAACAAGCGCATGCTATATTATCCAATTTGGGAATTCTGTACCGCCATCAGAAACAATATCAACGTGCAAAGGCCATGCTTACCAAGTCACTTGAACTTCATTCTGGGTATGCTCCTGCATTCAACAATCTGGGTCTTGTGTTTGTTGCTGAGGGTCTTTTGGAAGAAGCCAAGTACTGTTTCAACAAAGCTCTCCAATCAGATCCATTGCTGGATGCAGCTAAATCTAATATGATCAAGGCGGTTGTCATGTCAAAGTTATGCAAAGGCCTCACCTCATGCACTCTTAAAGAATGA
- the LOC114162645 gene encoding CBBY-like protein: MAGTSSIISISSASLFTPTTPQPKTHCLLKHTKDNDHLPPSSFTTLSSLRISKPKTTTRVNVPPRTRRWSCSASASSSSTLPSALLFDCDGVLVDTEKDGHRISFNQTFQERNLGVTWDVDLYGELLKIGGGKERMTAYFNKTGWPANAPAGEQERKEFVASLHKQKTELFMALIEKKLLPLRPGVAKIIDQAFAQGVQVAVCSTSNEKAVSAIVSFLLGPERAEKIKIFAGDVVPRKKPDPAIYLLAASTLGVEPSRCVVVEDSAIGLAAAKAAGMTCIVTKSGYTEDEDFLNADAVFDCIGDPPEERFDLAFCGSLLEKQYVS; encoded by the exons ATGGCAGGTACAAGTAGCATAATCTCCATCTCCTCTGCTTCACTCTTCACTCCAACAACACCTCAACCAAAAACCCATTGCCTCCTCAAACACACCAAGGACAATGATCATCTTCCACCATCATCCTTCACTACTCTTTCTTCTCTTAGGAtatcaaaaccaaaaacaacCACAAGGGTGAATGTTCCTCCTCGTACTCGTAGGTGGAGTTGTTCAGCCTCTGCATCTTCCTCTTCCACTCTTCCCTCGGCTCTTCTATTTGACTGTGATGGAGTCCTTGTAGATACCGAGAAAGATGGTCACCGCATTTCTTTCAACCAAACCTTCCAAGAG AGAAATCTGGGCGTTACATGGGATGTGGACTTGTATGGAGAATTGCTCAAAATTGGAGGTGGAAAAGAAAG GATGACAGCATACTTTAACAAGACAGGTTGGCCTGCAAATGCCCCAGCAGGTgaacaagaaagaaaagaatTCGTAGCTTCACTTCACAAACAAAAGACAGAACTATTCATGGCTCTTATTGAGAAAAAACTCTTGCCTCTTCGTCCAGGTGTTGCAAA GATTATCGATCAGGCTTTTGCTCAAGGAGTCCAAGTTGCAGTTTGCAGCACTTCCAATGAAAAGGCG GTCTCTGCAATAGTATCATTCTTGCTGGGACCCGAGAGAGCAGAAAAAATCAAGATATTTGCAGGAGATGTGGTTCCCCGTAAAAAGCCTGATCCT GCCATCTATCTGTTAGCAGCCAGCACTCTGGGTGTTGAACCTTCAAG ATGTGTTGTTGTGGAGGACAGTGCCATAGGCCTTGCAGCTGCTAAAGCAGCTGGAATGACGTGTATAGTAACAAAGAGTGG CTACACAGAAGATGAAGATTTCTTAAATGCAGATGCAGTGTTTGACTGCATTGGTGATCCTCCTGAGGAGAGATTTGATTTGGCATTCTGTGGTAGCCTTCTTGAGAAGCAATATGTGAGCTAG